The following proteins are encoded in a genomic region of Sorangiineae bacterium MSr12523:
- a CDS encoding DUF4056 domain-containing protein, with translation MTALQFRFLLCFVWVAFVAAPSFAHADTREPGRAAPRGRPCCAMAPDMPIHLGATHVPIVIAGVISTHGVGRHSYSVDGELTENNGFLYTRRGGFVDLGHTRDFADIAAYLSMRLRPLLARGAGSIDLGPKGADRTLFVLQAVPPQDLERTSDLIAIRVAFHLSVWAELVQYYGLTKFRAAEEIYSSFTPDDLYSNLLGAHLGVAALESPLPYDQAMDIALQATFERLGAVSQAETRRTLNELAGRWWSPKHAWPSHQIAIRRSYIMGPKVPPTLAPSDVMATEGDPVVLTVPQTDDRGVPLSQYYALAIAPHTDELLRFPKEETGKILGEPDLPRLTDEVRRAIEAGIPNPPQEMREDGIHGAVAHYVTGIRLLELSALGGVLGNGDGELDGAGGGGLEIVRGDTRGGDFGLLKFDVLHAPTHGLMGQLTFFQSEALWFCHDPETRELRPPLVSLLGPCAPGEWFGLGGAIGEAILDGERGRSALRPIRLSGVVNPLGNGQSASYDAVRLLLHFGGALEHLWSEERSGRTIPRTGGSASFLVRSPSRQMELRAAAGYRLDPAKPRDGVFESDVRLSYNFVVGHSKVSGRPGELIPFGLGSVGLRGSYSYWARPQNVFPEIAAPFASIDHPGTWQLLLTATLGLQKLTF, from the coding sequence ATGACTGCTCTCCAATTTCGTTTCCTCCTTTGCTTCGTGTGGGTCGCCTTCGTGGCCGCCCCGTCCTTCGCTCACGCCGATACGCGGGAACCGGGTCGCGCCGCACCGCGCGGACGGCCTTGTTGCGCGATGGCCCCCGACATGCCGATCCACTTGGGCGCCACGCACGTTCCGATCGTCATCGCCGGGGTCATCTCGACCCATGGCGTGGGACGCCATTCCTACTCCGTGGACGGCGAATTGACCGAAAACAACGGCTTTCTCTACACGCGCCGCGGGGGATTCGTCGATCTCGGGCACACGCGGGACTTCGCGGACATCGCCGCCTACCTCTCGATGCGCCTGCGCCCGCTCCTCGCCCGCGGAGCAGGAAGCATCGATCTCGGCCCCAAGGGCGCCGATCGAACCCTCTTCGTGTTGCAGGCCGTGCCGCCGCAGGATCTGGAACGCACCAGCGATCTCATCGCCATCCGCGTCGCGTTCCATCTCTCGGTTTGGGCCGAGCTCGTTCAATATTATGGGCTTACGAAATTCCGCGCGGCCGAGGAGATCTATTCGTCGTTCACGCCGGACGATCTGTATTCGAATCTGCTCGGTGCCCACCTGGGGGTGGCCGCGCTCGAAAGCCCGCTTCCGTACGACCAGGCGATGGACATCGCGCTCCAGGCCACGTTCGAGCGGCTCGGCGCGGTTTCGCAGGCGGAGACGCGCAGGACGCTGAACGAGCTAGCCGGCCGCTGGTGGAGCCCGAAGCATGCGTGGCCCTCGCATCAAATTGCCATTCGACGCAGTTACATCATGGGCCCCAAGGTGCCGCCGACGTTGGCGCCCTCGGACGTGATGGCAACGGAAGGCGATCCCGTGGTGCTGACCGTCCCGCAGACGGACGACCGAGGGGTTCCGCTCTCCCAGTACTATGCGCTGGCGATCGCCCCTCATACGGACGAATTGCTCCGGTTTCCCAAAGAGGAGACGGGAAAGATCCTCGGCGAGCCCGATCTTCCACGCCTCACGGACGAAGTGCGGCGCGCGATCGAGGCGGGGATACCGAATCCGCCGCAGGAGATGCGAGAAGATGGAATCCACGGGGCGGTCGCGCACTACGTCACGGGAATACGGCTGCTCGAGCTATCGGCGCTCGGGGGGGTGCTGGGCAACGGCGACGGGGAGCTCGACGGAGCGGGTGGCGGCGGGCTCGAGATCGTTCGCGGCGATACGCGCGGAGGCGATTTCGGCCTTCTGAAGTTCGACGTGCTGCATGCGCCGACGCATGGGCTCATGGGGCAGCTCACGTTTTTTCAATCGGAGGCGCTTTGGTTCTGCCACGATCCGGAGACTCGGGAGCTGCGGCCGCCCCTCGTGTCGCTGTTGGGTCCGTGCGCGCCGGGCGAGTGGTTCGGGCTCGGCGGTGCGATTGGCGAAGCGATTCTCGATGGCGAACGGGGACGGTCGGCCCTGCGGCCCATTCGCCTTTCGGGCGTGGTGAACCCTCTCGGGAATGGTCAATCGGCGAGCTACGACGCCGTGCGCCTGCTCCTCCATTTCGGGGGCGCGCTCGAGCACCTCTGGAGCGAAGAGCGCTCCGGGCGGACCATCCCGCGCACGGGCGGGAGCGCCTCGTTCCTCGTGCGTTCGCCTTCGCGGCAGATGGAGCTGCGCGCAGCCGCCGGCTACCGCCTCGATCCCGCGAAACCGCGCGACGGTGTGTTCGAGTCGGACGTGCGCCTCTCGTACAACTTCGTCGTCGGGCACTCCAAGGTCTCCGGCCGGCCCGGGGAACTCATTCCGTTCGGCCTCGGCTCCGTGGGCTTGCGCGGGAGTTATTCCTATTGGGCGCGCCCGCAAAATGTCTTCCCCGAGATCGCCGCGCCGTTCGCTTCGATCGATCATCCAGGCACGTGGCAACTGCTGCTCACAGCGACGTTGGGGCTGCAAAAGCTCACGTTCTAG